A single window of Oenanthe melanoleuca isolate GR-GAL-2019-014 unplaced genomic scaffold, OMel1.0 S001, whole genome shotgun sequence DNA harbors:
- the LOC130265997 gene encoding olfactory receptor 14I1-like, with product MSNSSSISHFLLLPLADTRQLQLLHFCLFLGISLAALLGNGLIISAVACGHHLHTPMFFFLLNLALTDLGCICTTVPKAMHNSLWDTRNISYSGCAAQLFFFLFFLSAEYFFLIIMCYDRFVSICKPLHYGTLLGSRACAHMAAAAWASGFLYSLLHTANTFSLPLCQGNALGQFFCEIPHILKLSCSNSNFAELCLLAVSICLCFGCFVFIVFSYVQIFRAVLRIPSEQGRHKAFSTCLPHLAVVSLFLSTSTFAYLKPSSISSPSLDLALSVLYSVVPPVLNPLIYSLRNQELKAALWRLMTGNIKLLAISANYF from the coding sequence atgtccaacagcagctccatcagccacttcctcctgctgccattggcagacacgcggcagctgcagcttctgcacttctgcctcttcctgggcatctccctggctgccctcctgggcaacggcctcatcatcagcgccgtagcctgcggccaccacctgcacacccccatgttcttcttcctgctcaacctggccctcactgacctgggctgcatctgcaccactgtgcccaaagccatgcacaattccctgtgggacaccaggaacatctcctactcaggatgtgctgcacagctctttttctttctgttcttcctgtCAGCAGAGTATTTCTTCCTGAtcatcatgtgctacgaccgctttgtgtccatctgcaaacccctgcactacgggaccctcctgggcagcagagcttgtgcccacatggcagcagctgcctgggccagtggctttctctattcactgctgcacacagccaatacattttccctgcccctaTGTCagggcaatgccctgggccagttcttctgtgaaatcccacacatcctcaagctctcctgctcaaaCTCAAACTTCGCTGAATTGTGCCTTCTTGCTGTTAGCATCTGTTTATGTTTTggctgttttgtgttcattgttttctcctatgtgcagatcttcagggccgtgctgaggatcccctctgagcagggacggcacaaagccttttccacctgcctccctcacctggctgtggtctcaCTGTTTCTCAGCACTAGCACATTTGCCTACCTGAAGCCCTcatccatctcctccccatccctggatctggccCTATCAGTTCTGTATTCAGTGGTGCCTCCAGTgctgaaccccctcatctatagcctgaggaaccaggagctcaaggctGCACTGTGGAGACTGATGACTGGAAACATTAAATTGCTGGCAATTTCTGCAAATTACTTCTAA